In one Lepisosteus oculatus isolate fLepOcu1 chromosome 26, fLepOcu1.hap2, whole genome shotgun sequence genomic region, the following are encoded:
- the LOC102688540 gene encoding peripheral-type benzodiazepine receptor-associated protein 1 isoform X11: protein MSECVNGRNEHIENGTDYGYLVRQNSELLRALDELEKTCAKLREENSLLRKSSSPETEEKVKRLKRKNAELAVIAKRLEERARKLQEANLKVVNAPALVRGGGVEQYKRAFARQRARDLAQHADTLLSKDKEIAALQQECRALQARLGQGKGSPGLLATSEFETLLRESQKEVLRLQRQLSVSSAKEPASGTGQEKAQSENPSPVTDEGPRPPEDTSGLEEQRPSVTPEALSSQPEDQRLQELESELSKKRKECESLEHEVKKRQRKCLDLEHELEDVRGKHASLEEEARRLRLKAQLLKQVQANNDELRDSLSTVTAQRNSALQENQRLQAKLENLEQVLKHMREVAERRQQLELEHEEALTILKLKQEEVKRLQKAQVAAKKEHEGVVQLLEDLIQLVLRREMVKVQELEEKCRSQSEQFGLLSHELERFRLQAAKFDLLSSSLDPPSPLTNGLELSGEKDSYGSWDVITLGDVSFWSLDRSSSPFSDISLEDLEVTPPAAHTALAAEPAKEQPLEAEELSVQHQEQPTASSTNSEPEPAAGTPKPDSRQLPPKSESLPHSTPKSCPTPEVDTASEVEELDIDVSPIPEPENRAPAKLQVFIARYSYNPFDGPNENPEAELPLTAGEYIYVYGDMDEDGFYEGELMDGRRGLVPSNFVERISDDDMLSFHPPEVSDLSHNSFQESSFHSSSEKHLRLSIHSTEKTDPSVPEEEENLSGLGKVDSLMSNGFDLDMEEVGDDAVPYPRKLTLIKQLAKSIIIGWDPPLVPAGWGNVWSYNVYVDKELRLNVPFGSQTKAVLERLDVNLKAYRVSVQSVTEKGDSDQLRCSILVGRDVCVAPTQLKVESTTATSASLAWLPSNSNYVHAVFLNDEECEIVKAGCYSHCLSNLRPNLRYRVKVEARPHRTPWELPLDRRERKCAVTSFITLTADLPLGPPDAPLDVQVELGPSPGIALVSWLPVTIDAAGTSNGVRVTGYAIYADKQKVLEVASPTAGSVLVGPSQMHILQAAQELTVRTMSTYGESTDSVPVKIPAKLFAATAPCQPLPTPPSASSLLEVSMHSTTATAPLLLASALRVEPPVALAAREASVPTFPKANLGDGVGAALHREERTESVNSLADSLPAAGASTSSLILHEGSSVSNFHLGHTVDITSSSGTGRLLDSTKDSESVIVKRPSVSITDFLEEAVSSADPSSSVAEMSVESSQGLPGESAGRTEDQVPSGSHSHCLDTSGQESEHEAEEESSHGNVRVVSMDEFLDHNLQKTGLGNIPSHQDPYLRPKEDPVNDHRLSEYQTESSRGSDLSDILEEDEEDLCSDALGTEEGEEQSGGLGVGDGSKPDTWETDSDEEILEKILKLPLQTHHSKQLFSIPEVTEEEDESQELEDGESPDVSETPHHGSEKRPTIPETFHGARKLASGRNPTLLAEANNHSEANDRQSSGKFKEASESLLLIPKPHSSARESSPGCHPMLQVCEKSGETKDPSRYSVLQSRSKQHSQKTHLSAMVETGNKASEYQEEDFDSGGSVYIHSKEPRMRRCHEREPKDSHLLAEKSGDRLRREALLQTQRDHISSELLKSGLHAGKYYSSRGGRGNNASVGNGVEIDIEYGTEDDEEALVYRPAAVHLGQMHAGWWVDGTQSEGPEELSDCSSPCESVTSEGRRRELKRQGMVEDEVFESKSPSHHHHPRYQHQAHEQLHGRGKVGASGTVGSRSRGRGGPEAGEGVIRGQDFHKTAGRRARPEHGAKGHSSDDSHRETSAEGDPRLPHSAEAVSWRGLNGFSPKMDHLETRPAKDAPRAETPEATECSEVEGLAADSTVRIFVALFQYDPAVMSPNPDAAEEELPFKEGQIIKIYGDKDADGFYRGESGGRLGYVPCNMVSEIQVEDEETRDQLLQQGFLSAEASMEKIGTRSHAQLPRRPVPPPKPRRSRKVESAGVWEESVGSSRERSWPGSGPHSVAPRKMVAIFDYDPRESSPNVDIEAELTFSAGDIIVVFGDMDDDGFFYGESNGQQGLVPSNFLQAIPDKGVEAPGSVCEEKGLSESRRESQVSLAPSEEQNESPVATVEEVPDPSSALNIVLPQVMTPEAPNQSETSPQGKKKKGFFSKGKKLFKKLGSSKKE from the exons GGGTCTCCTGGCCTGCTGGCAACCAGCGAGTTTGAGACACTGCTGCGCGAGTCCCAAAAAGAAGTGCTGCGATTACAGAGACAGCTCTCCGTGTCATCGGCGAAAGAGCCTGCTTCTGGGACTGGCCAGGAGAAG GCCCAGTCTGAGAACCCATCGCCAGTCACTGATGAAGGCCCTCGACCTCCGGAAGATACCAGTGGTCTCGAGGAGCAGAGGCCCAGTGTGACACCCGAGGCTCTCTCTTCCCAACCTGAGGACCAGAGGCTGCAGGAGCTG GAAAGTGAGCTGAGcaagaagagaaaagaatgtgaAAGTCTCGAGCATGAAGTaaagaaaagacagagaaaatgcCTGGACTTG GAGCATGAGCTGGAGGACGTGCGCGGGAAACATGCGAGTCTAGAAGAGGAGGCGCGGCGCCTTAGGCTGAAGGCCCAGCTGCTCAAGCAG GTGCAGGCTAACAATGATGAGCTGAGGGACAGTCTCTCTACAGTGACAGCTCAACGCAATTCAGCTCTTCAGGAGAACCAGAGACTTCAAGCCAAACTGGAGAACCTAGAGCAGGTCCTAAAG CACATGCGAGAGGTGGCTGAGCGAAGGCAACAGCTCGAATTGGAACATGAGGAGGCTCTGACGATCCTCAAGCTCAAACAGGAAGAGGTCAAACGGCTCCAGAAG gctCAAGTGGCAGCGAAGAAGGAACATGAGGGAGTGGTACAGTTGTTGGAG GACTTGATCCAGCTAGTGTTACGGAGGGAGATG GTGAAggtgcaggagctggaggagaaatGCCGCAGTCAGAGCGAGCAGTTCGGCCTGCTGTCCCACGAGCTGGAGCGGTTCCGTCTGCAGGCCGCCAAGTTTGACCTCCTGAGCTCCAGCCTGGACCCGCCCTCCCCGCTGACCAACGGGCTGGAGCTGTCAGGAGAGAAAG ATTCATATGGTTCTTGGGATGTTATCACTCTGGGAGATGTCAGCTTCTGGAGTCTGGATCGGAGCAGCAGTCCTTTTTCAGACATTTCATTAGAGG ATCTGGAGGTGACCCCGCCTGCTGCCCACACTGCCCTGGCAGCAGAACCGGCGAAGGAGCAGCCTCTGGAAGCAGAGGAGCTGTCCGTTCAGCACCAGGAGCAACCCACCGCCAGCAGCACCAATTCGGAGCCTGAGCCTGCTGCCGGCACGCCAAAACCAGACTCCAGACAGCTCCCACCCAAATCAGAGTCGCTCCCGCACAGCACGCCAAAATCCTGCCCAACCCCAGAG GTTGACACTGCCAGTGAGGTGGAGGAGTTAGACATTGATGTGTCCCCTATACCTGAGCCGGAGAACAGAGCTCCAGCAAAATTGCAGGTCTTTATTGCCCGATACAG CTACAATCCTTTTGACGGCCCAAATGAAAATCCAGAGGCAGAGCTTCCTCTCACTGCTGGAGAGTACATCTACGTGTATGGAGACATGGATGAGGACGGATTCTACGAAG GGGAGCTGATGGATGGGCGGAGAGGGCTGGTCCCCTCCAACTTTGTGGAGCGGATCTCCGACGACGACATGCTGAGCTTTCACCCTCCAGAGGTCAGTGACCTGTCCCACAATTCCTTCCAGGAGAGCAGCTTCCACAGCAGCAGTGAGAAACACCTCCGACTGAGCATCCACAGCACAGAGAAGACCGACCCCTCTGtcccagaggaggaggagaatcTATCAGGCCTGGGGAAGGTGGACAGCCTGATGTCGAACGGTTTCGACCTCGACATGGAGGAGGTGGGAGATGATGCGGTGCCTTATCCAAGGAAACTGACTCTAATCAAGCAGCTTGCCAAGAGCATCATCATCGGCTGGGACCCTCCCCTGGTACCGGCTGGATGGGGGAATGTCTGGAGCTACAATGTCTATGTGGACAAAGAGCTGAGGCTCAATGTCCCGTTTGGCTCCCAGACGAAAGCCGTTCTGGAGCGGCTAGACGTTAACCTCAAAGCCTACCGCGTGTCCGTGCAGAGCGTGACGGAGAAGGGGGACTCGGACCAGCTCCGCTGCAGCATCCTGGTTGGCCGAGATGTGTGCGTGGCGCCTACCCAGCTGAAGGTGGAGAGCACCACCGCCACCTCGGCCAGCCTCGCGTGGCTGCCCAGCAACAGTAACTATGTGCACGCGGTGTTTTTGAACGACGAGGAGTGCGAGATCGTGAAGGCCGGCTGCTACTCGCACTGCCTCAGCAACCTCAGGCCGAACTTGAGGTACAGAGTCAAAGTGGAGGCCAGGCCACACCGCACGCCTTGGGAGTTACCCCTGGACCGGCGGGAGCGCAAATGTGCCGTAACATCGTTCATCACTTTAACCGCAG ATTTACCCCTAGGTCCTCCGGATGCCCCACTGGATGTCCAGGTGGAGCTGGGCCCCAGCCCTGGCATTGCACTGGTCAGCTGGCTTCCTGTCACCATTGACGCTGCAGGCACATCCAACGGGGTCCGTGTGACAGGATACGCCATCTATGCAGACAAGCAAAAA GTGTTAGAAGTTGCCTCCCCTACAGCTGGCAGTGTGCTGGTGGGACCTTCCCAAATGCACATCCTGCAGGCAGCACAGGAGCTCACAGTGCGGACAATGTCCACTTATGGGGAATCGACGGATTCAGTGcctgtcaaaatcccagcaAAGCTTTTCGCAGCCACGGCTCCCTGCCAGCCTCTGCCAACCCCACCCAGTGCCAGCAGCTTGCTGGAGGTCAGCATGCACTCCACAACTGCCACAGCCCCTCTACTCCTTGCCTCTGCTCTTCGGGTTGAGCCGCCAGTTGCCCTCGCCGCCCGCGAAGCATCCGTGCCCACCTTTCCCAAAGCAAACCTCGGTGACGGCGTGGGTGCTGCTCTCCACCGAGAGGAGAGGACAGAGTCTGTCAATTCATTGGCAGATTCTTTGCCAGCAGCGGGGGCATCAACATCGAGCTTGATCCTGCATGAGGGTTCGTCGGTGTCAAACTTCCATTTAGGCCACACG GTTGACATCACCTCAAGTTCAGGAACTGGAAGACTGTTAGATTCAACCAAAGACTCCGAAAGCGTCATTGTGAAACGTCCATCTGTCTCAATCACGGACTTCCTGGAAGAGGCTGTGTCTAGCGCAGACCCCAGCAGCTCGGTAGCGGAAATGAGTGTGGAGTCCTCCCAGGGTTTGCCAGGGGAATCGGCAGGGAGGACTGAAGACCAGGTCCCCTCAGGCAGCCACAGCCACTGTCTGGACACCTCAGGGCAGGAATCGGAGCATGAGGCAGAGGAGGAGAGCTCTCATGGGAATGTTAGAGTGGTGTCAATGGATGAGTTCCTGGACCACAACCTGCAGAAAACAGGGCTTGGAAATATACCATCCCATCAGGACCCCTACCTGAGGCCTAAGGAG gaCCCTGTGAATGACCACCGGCTGAGCGAATATCAGACCGAGAGCAGCCGGGGTTCGGACCTGTCGGACATCCTGGAGGAGGACGAAGAGGACCTGTGCTCCGACGCTCTGGGCACTGAGGAAGGAGAGGAGCAGAGTGGAGGGCTCGGTGTTGGAGATGGCAGCAAG CCGGACACCTGGGAAACGGACAGCGATGAAGAGATTTTGGAGAAGATCCTGAAACTCCCGCTGCAGACTCACCACAGCAAGCAGCTCTTCAGCATCCCTGAGGTCACAGAGGAAGAAGATGAGAGTCAGGAGCTGGAAGACGGCGAGTCTCCCGATGTTTCAGAGACTCCGCACCACGGATCGGAGAAGCGGCCCACAATTCCAGAGACTTTCCATGGAGCCAGAAAACTTGCATCTGGCAGAAACCCCACCTTGCTGGCAGAAGCCAACAACCACAGTGAAGCAAATGACAGACAATCAAGTGGCAAATTTAAGGAAGCCAGTGAGAGCCTGCTCTTGATTCCAAAACCACACAGCTCTGCCAGGGAGTCATCACCAGGATGTCATCCCATGCTGCAGGTCTGTGAGAAATCAGGTGAGACAAAAGATCCCAGTAGATACAGTGTCCTGCAGAGCAGAAGCAAGCAACATTCCCAGAAGACGCATCTCTCTGCCATGGTGGAGACAGGCAACAAGGCCTCCGAGTACCAGGAGGAGGATTTTGACTCCGGGGGCAGCGTTTACATCCACAGCAAGGAGCCCCGGATGAGAAGATGCCATGAAAGGGAGCCCAAAGACTCGCACCTCCTGGCTGAGAAGTCCGGAGACAGGTTAAGGAGAGAAGCTCTTCTGCAAACCCAAAGGGACCACATCTCTTCGGAGCTTCTGAAGTCTGGCCTTCATGCTGGAAAGTATTACAGCagcagaggaggaagagggaacAATGCTTCCGTGGGCAACGGCGTGGAAATTGATATTGAGTACGGAACGGAGGATGACGAGGAAGCTCTGGTTTACAGACCAGCAGCGGTCCACCTGGGGCAGATGCACGCTGGCTGGTGGGTGGATGGCACCCAGTCAGAGGGCCCGGAGGAGCTAAGCGACTGCTCCAGCCCATGCGAGTCCGTGACCTCGGAGGGGCGCAGGAGGGAGCTGAAGAGGCAGGGGATGGTGGAAGACGAGGTGTTTGAGTCCAAATCGCCCTCTCACCACCATCACCCCCGCTACCAGCACCAAGCTCACGAGCAGCTGCATGGCCGGGGAAAAGTGGGTGCGTCCGGGACGGTGGGCTCCCGTtccagagggagaggggggccaGAGGCAGGAGAGGGGGTCATCCGTGGGCAGGATTTTCACAAAACGGCTGGCCGGCGGGCGAGACCCGAGCACGGGGCAAAGGGGCACAGCAGCGATGACTCTCACAGG GAAACCTCTGCCGAAGGAGACCCTCGGCTCCCACACTCTGCTGAGGCAGTTTCCTGGCGGGGACTGAACGGCTTCTCACCGAAGATGGACCACTTGGAAACCAGGCCAGCAAAAG ACGCCCCCAGGGCTGAGACTCCAGAGGCCACTGAATGCTCAGAGGTGGAGGGGCTGGCAGCAGACAGCACAGTCCGCATATTTGTGGCTCTGTTCCAGTACGATCCTGCTGTCATGTCCCCAAACCCTGATGCCGCTGAAGAGGAGCTGCCGTTCAAGGAGGGTCAGATCatcaag ATTTACGGAGACAAGGATGCTGACGGATTTTACCGAGGCGAATCCGGCGGCCGGCTGGGCTATGTTCCATGCAACATGGTGTCCGAAATCCAAGTGGAAGACGAAGAGACCAGGGACCAGTTGCTTCAGCAGGGCTTCCTGTCTGCAGAGGCCTCCATGGAGAAAATAG GCACTCGTTCGCACGCTCAGCTCCCGCGGCGCCCCGTTCCTCCGCCGAAACCTAGACGATCCAGGAAAG TCGAATCTGCAGGTGTCTGGGAGGAAAGTGTAGGCTCAAGTAGAG AGCGCAGTTGGCCAGGCAGCGGACCTCACTCTGTGGCCCCACGAAAGATGGTGGCAATCTTTGACTATGACCCAAGAGAGAGCTCCCCTAATGTTGACATTGAG GCGGAACTGACATTCAGTGCTGGTGACATCATAGTCGTGTTTGGGGATATGGATGATGACGGGTTCTTTTAT GGAGAGAGTAATGGACAGCAAGGACTGGTGCCATCTAACTTTCTCCAAGCCATACCAGATAAAGGAGTCGAGGCGCCTGGGAGTGTTTGTGAAGAAAAGGGGCTTTCTGAAAGCAGGCGTGAATCACAG GTGAGCCTGGCGCCGTCTGAAGAGCAGAACGAATCCCCAGTCGCCACAGTAGAAGAGGTCCCGGATCCCAGCTCAGCGCTTAACATCGTTCTTCCACAGGTCATGACCCCAGAGGCTCCAAACCAGAGCGAGACCTCGCCCCAGGGCAAGAAGAAAAAGGGCTTTTTTTCCAAAGGGAAGAAACTTTTCAAAAAGCTTGGATCCAGCAAGAAAGAGTGA